gctctcgtgagaacacttacttacggtgagaacactttctATAATGGCATTATCGTAATTTTTATAAACAAATACCCAATTTGATTATTATTTCCccatattttttttcatattttcggtgctctttctctctcttcaattcctctctctctTCCGTTTTGGAACACCACCACCATCCGGCGATTTTCAGTCGTAGCCACCACCGCATTCGGCCATTGCAGCTCTACCTCCGACCGTTGCCTCTCGATAATCGTCGCTCGCCGGTCGTTATTTCATTATTTCTGGTGCTCATCATCTCTCTTCAATTCCTCCCTCTCTCTTTTTCGAACACCACCAACTTTCAGCCACGCCTCTCGCTGCCGCCGCCGCCACCGCTGCTCCCTCTCGCCGGTGGTTGTGGTTCGCGAATCAGGTAAACACAATTTTCAGTTCAGCAATTCTCATTCGATCCTTCGAAATCGAAATCGAGTTTAATCCGCTCTCTTCTCGATCTGTTTGGTTAACCTGATTCaaataattagaaattaaaatctatttcaaaaattagaaattaaaatcgatttcaaaaattaaaaattaaaatcgatttgaatcgatttctcaattccaaaattaaaatcgattttCAGGAGTTTCAATCTCGCCGGTCGCCGGTCGTAGCAAGTCGGCGCCGCTCATACCTCACCGGCGACGTTGAcgtctcctccttcctcctccaaTTCCTCAATTTATCCGAATTCATGTTTTAAATTAATCCGAAATTTATCCGgattcatgttctaaatttcaaTATTTATCCGGATTCATGTTCTACATTCCAATTCCAATTCCTCAAATCAGattgatgttctaaatttatacgGCGACTCAGTCGAATGAGGGTGGAGTGGCGGTGAAGATGGAGGTAGATGTTGAGGATAGAGACAGAGAGACGACTGTGAGGGAGTTTGGAGAGCTGTAGTAAAGTTTGGAGAGGTTTATGAGCTGGAAATTAAACAGGAATGGAATTGGAGACGTAGAGGATATAGTTGGCTAAAGAATTGGAGCTTTAGAGTCagattagaacatgcttgaattaatttagaacacgagcttaaatttttagaacatgtatatatgtttatgtgttgactaggttctcatgttctaaatttagaacatgcttgaatggaTTTAAAACATTCTtgaataagtttagaacatgcttgaataaattttaaatacaatgaataaagttagaacatgctgaaagtttgaataaatttaaaacttgcttgaataaatttagaacatgtttgaatggatttagaacaagcttgaataaatttagaacgtggttgaataaatttagaacatgcttgaataaatttagaacatcgttgagtaaatttagaacatgcttgaataaatttagaacatgcttgaataaatttagaacatgcttgaataaatttagaacgtggttgaataaatttagaacttggttgaacaaatttagaacatcgttgaataaatttagaacatgcttgaataaatttagaacatgcttgaataaatttagaacgtgcttgaataaatttagaacatgagcttacaaaatttagaacatggttgaataattttagaacatgcttgaattaatctagaacatgaggttaaaaatttagaatatggttgaataattttagaacatgcttgaattaatctagaacatgaggttaaaaatttagaacatggttgaataaaattaaaacatgcttgaataaatttagaacatggatgaaccaatttagaatatggttaaataagcttagaacatggttgaataaatttagaacattagtttgaaaatttagaacatgcttgaataaatttagaacatgagcttacaaatttagaacatggttgaataattttagaacatgcttgaattaatctagaacatgaggttaaaaatttagaacatggttgaataattttagaacatgcttgaattaatgtAGAACacgaggttaaaaatttagaacatggttgaatacaattaaaacatgcttgaataaatttagaacatggctgaaccaatttagaatatggttaaataagtttagaacatggttgaataatttagaacatgagtttgaaaatttagaacattgttaaacaaatatagaacatagagagtgtaaaagtgttctcaccataagaagtgttcttacataaggaggtgttctcaccggatccctcccctatatatatatatatatatatatattatatatatatatatatatatcaaactCCAAAGGTCCTTCATTATAACCTTCTTAGGTACTACCTAATTGTTTAGGCGTGTCTAATTAACACTGTTGCTTTTATGTCACTAACAATGGGTTAGGTTAGGTTGGGTTGGGTCGGGGgtgttgagtgtatgttttagGACCAACTCAACAAAAAAcgtaagctgatggttgaagtcCCATTATTAGTTTTATATTCTATCACGTCCCATCACATGAAGTCTTTTGGgcttgaagtgtggatgcaACATAGGCGTcacgttggctctgataccatgtcaaaggaccaactcaaccaaaaactTAAGCTTATAGTTGAAGTCCCaaaattagttttatactctattaGTGTGGAACCTTTCAATCTGCTAGAAACTTAGAATGCTCCTCCAAGAGTAGCTAGTCTTAGGTTATGCTAGAGTACgtgtattaatttaaatgcgaagGTGAACAAACACGAACTCACCTGTTTGATTGCAAGACCGGCCACAATACATACACATTTGCAAGTTACACAAAGTAAAAGGACTACGCATATAACGATCGAGGCAGTTTTATTCGTATATTAAACCAACTATGTGGTATGCATACAATGTTACATAATAACATTGTGCTGCCTCTAAAAAGTAATAACGTTCTTAGTAGTAAATAGTCATGCGTCCACACAATATTATGGTGTAAGTATCTGGCATAGGGTGGACCATGTTATACATATTGCATTCACATGAAATCTGCATAAATCATATTTGCGTGAATCGCAGCCTTCATTGAAGTTCGAGAAAGAGCGTCATAGTACGTGAAAGACGAGGAGGCTTcgtcgagttccttttcaacctTTTCCCAATCAATGTGACGAAACTTCTCCATAAGGCCACAGTATCCATAGGTCTGCATACATACATTATAcataaatacatacattgttaGATATAGTCTTCACTTTGTATTTGTGGGAGTATTCTCCCATATACTAGTAGAAGAAATATGTTGTTTTGCATAATACTACGTATATCTTTAAATATATCAATGTGCTACCTATATTGAATATGATATGAGCTTAAGATATTGGGTCAAGTAGAGCATTGAGCTTGGCGTGCTAGtattataatataatatgattttcgttttaattaattataaatgttAATAGGATATTATCAAAGAGGCGGTTGTTGAGTAACCATCAAATTCATTTCCTTTATTCTTATGCGGTAGATTAACGCTAATTATGTTTTTACGACATGTTCATGAGAATGGTTGAGTTTGTTGTATTAGATTAGCTTTGAATCCCATCAACAATATAGTGAGGATTAATATTATCCTAAGGACAGAGATTAACTCGTCCTAATCTAATTTATGTAATTTTCATTATTGTATAGTTTCTAAAAAAAACATGGCATACACACAATATTGTTTATTGTACCctagcaaaaaaaaatgttgttatcCATCATTGAACACATGACCTCCCATATATTAATGTAAAATTTTATCGCTCCAACGATACAAGTTATGGTTCTAAgccaattaaaaaagaaaaagtaataCTTAAGAAACAATTTGTTTAAGTAACAAACAGAAAAGTAATACGTAGTACTAAGTTATTTGAGTATTTTAATGTCAAAATTTATGTATTTGAGTAACAATTTATGATAAcaatttgtttttaatttttgttcatTTACTCAAATCATATACCTTTTTCTAGAAATGTATTTAGAGTAAAAATAAAATCGTGAAATTAATAGAGAAAATAAGAGGAAAAAAATGTAGCGCTTTATTTTAGCTAATCAAATGTGTTTTTTTTCCCTTCAAAATGTATTTCGAATTTGCAACTCAATACAACATTgtaagttattttatttttttttataagtgaagtagtataaaaaaaataagttttacacAAATAATGTACAATAACCAAAATTTTGTTTATCGATGGTTGGTTAACCATTTTTATTCTTAAAATACATATATAAACAAATTACATATATTATTCTCAaattgcatatatatatatatatatatatatatatatatatatatatatatatatatatatatatatatatatatatatatatatatatatatatatataataattaagTAACACTCTGGGACTCGCCCGGACCACTAACTAATTTTTATACTTCATATGAGACCGTCTTATATTAAttataactagtgtgtggcccgggcgttgccccGGTTTCTTACTTTTATTcgggtttatttattttttaaatatgtgCACATATAGATGGAGTCTTCGTCGACATCAAATGACATCGAATCACGGTGGTGACACAAGATTAGTGGTCGATCAACAACTTTCCCAAAAATATGAAACCCcacattcaaaaataaaaataaagttggATACTTTTCTTCAAATTTAGTTGATTTATTACaccgttttttgttttttgtttttgaggcTTAAGCTAGAAAAGTAATAACGGAACATTTATAAAATTAAGTaatcattattttattttttacattcacttttatttaatgtattattTAACGTCAAAAGAATATATATGTTTATGTAGAAAGGTGTAACATAAGTTATAGTTGGCTAAAatggtaagaagtgtaacttttaacaaagaggtctaGTGTTGGATCATTGTTACAATAtttccttttaatatattaatatagATGACATACGTACGTACCTTTCTAATGTGTTTTCCTTCAGTGTAAGAGTCAGACCAGGCCAAGAGAAAACCATATTGATTCAAAATATCTTCACCAGTACTGAGAGAATACACCACAGCAGTCTTGATGCCATTCTCCCTTTTCTCAGTTTGTACGAAACTGGCTGATTCTTCGAGAACAGCCGGATACTTAGTATGGAAATCCCCAGACCATATCTTGTCAGTATGAAGCTTCATAGGTTTCTTGCTGGTGTTATTGTTGTATAACCAACCTCCAAATATCATCTCATCTTGTGGTTTCCCTTCTTTGGCTTGCTTCATTAGCTCATTCAGTGCTGCTTCCTCCTTCCTCGCCACAGCCTGACTTGAAGCCATTCTTACCTACGGAGTAGTTAATTGCAGTACTTACTCGATCTCTACCTGCACATTTAACATGTACGTTCAAAATTATTAATAAACTAACTCTGCATCTTGCAAATttagttttattattatatatgcaAACACATGCATATATGTACATGCAAATTCTTGTCTGAAAGTTAGCCATACCACATACATGACATGTCACTTATATATGTCCTATCCAATTGCAACTGTTATGGTACGAGTTAAGTATGTGTCATACATATGATCCGATTATACACGTGATCATGTGAATTAtaacaaaggaaaaaaagatTTAATACCTACAGTAGATAATTAAACCAGTACAATCCACGGATTCAAGCTAGTACGTGTAAATGTGTAATAGGGAGTAGTACGTAGAAGAAAGGAATGTACGTACCTTTTAGTTACTTGAAGAGAAGATAGTAGATAACTTGAGTTATTGAAATTTGCACGAATTCCCTATTTATGGAATGGATGCTCTAACAAACAAACAAAGGTTCACCAATTTGCTTTTGAATTTTGCTAATTATTAAGTTTATCCACCTCTTGCTTTCGAGTTATGCGATTCTTCACTTTTCATCATGGAGAACGTGATTCATCAATACATATATAAAGTTTATGCTGTCTGATAgaatataaaactaatcttggaaCTTCAACCATCAGTTTAAACTTTTGGTTGAGTGTTGGTCCTTTGACATGGTGTTAAAGCCAGCGTGACGCAAAGGTTGCAGGTTCAAATCTCATCCACCCCTcctttcaaagtggaatattttGCGCTGGGTATGAGGAAGCCTACGTTCCATCCACCTTTCAAGCCCAAAAGGACTTTCATCTGAGGGGGCGTGATAgaatataaaactaatcttggggcttcaaccaaaagcttaattaagctgatggttgaagaCCCAAGATTAACTTTATACCCCATCACTGCTGTTGATCATTAACAAAATTGTATAGTGAACTATATGCGACATTTAAGCCttgtcacaattttttttttattgttaccACCtagttcacccttagggctttccggattcggggcgagttttaggtggataggtttcattcccctcccaattgtttttgcgggggatcgaacacgcggttcttcctaccaagttcagccacaatcatcactgaaccaacaaacaattggtagccgtgtcacaatgatgacatgatatgcttatgtgtcatgatttaaattggaaactaaaatatttaacttatataacctattatacatattTCAAAAAAGGTAAAagaatcttaatattctaatttgtttccttaggaagcttctttatatcgactaccttatttacatatattcattgtaaaaatattgcattgataataaaaatattattatgaTACATAGCATACGCAGCGCCTATTTATACAAATTAAACTCCTACACATAAAATTGCGATAACTAAACATTTTTTTCGCAActtacgacctttatcatcacccatttTGAATAAAGTGATTGGAGTAGCCTCTCGGCGTTATAAAGTAAACACCTCTCTCTTCTAGTATCAATTTGAGACAATTATATGTGATATTTTATGGCGCTAGATCTTAACAAATATCTACGTGTAATGTAATGTTATATGGCATTGCCATCTTGGCTATGTCACTCCATTTAttgctggaaaaaaaaaaacttttatgCCACTTCCAAAAAATCATAGCACATTCACTATAAAATAATCATTCTAAAAAATAGATATTTCATCTCTAAGTAGTCCAAATCTGTCTCAAAATGATgattagagacggatttgagatGGAAATAGAGCGTTCCTATGGAGGACGTCTCAAAAATTTTGAGACGAAATTTTTGCAAATCCATTACAATTTTGAGACGAAAATTTGAAACTTCAGGTACAATAacatctcaattttaatttagaggCAAAATTTTAACAATCCGTCTCAAGTTTGAGATGTTTATAGTATCCGTTTCTAATAATGCAAAATTTTGTAGTGATTGGTATGGGCATCTTACATATACACGTGCTTTTAAAATAATCAAGAATCTAGTTCGATCATACCCCACTAGAAAACTATTGAATTGTATATCTAGTTCATGGCTTAATTAACACCATTTTCATGGTTGGTTGCTTACTTAATTAATATTTGTAATtgttaatgatttttttttttttgaaacaatGGCATCTTATCTTCTCTTTTTCTAGGAAACAATGGCATCTTATATTCGTACGTTCTTCTTTCCTTtttatcaaaataaaaatcCAATTCGTATACCCTGCTACAAATGATAGAATaagttataaaaaataaatatttcgaGAATCGGTATCGAGTTCTTGCCCCCTATTTTGTTCCAAACTTTTACATAAGACGTTATTTTATATAAGacctgtaggaacatatagatgcataaagcggaatttcaggaaacaatttcctaacatctatcacaggatctcatgcataacaatagtatagatcag
This sequence is a window from Spinacia oleracea cultivar Varoflay chromosome 1, BTI_SOV_V1, whole genome shotgun sequence. Protein-coding genes within it:
- the LOC110788385 gene encoding uncharacterized protein; this encodes MASSQAVARKEEAALNELMKQAKEGKPQDEMIFGGWLYNNNTSKKPMKLHTDKIWSGDFHTKYPAVLEESASFVQTEKRENGIKTAVVYSLSTGEDILNQYGFLLAWSDSYTEGKHIRKTYGYCGLMEKFRHIDWEKVEKELDEASSSFTYYDALSRTSMKAAIHANMIYADFM